A window of the Zootoca vivipara chromosome 14, rZooViv1.1, whole genome shotgun sequence genome harbors these coding sequences:
- the TEX9 gene encoding testis-expressed protein 9 isoform X4 yields the protein MAHRDQQEMLSRPISTQVELFDKETKHQRDQWSPELPTALNKVLKLGAEVILSKQEEKQPNKKKPSSASTFRTRPQSGKTGKGTLSSTKLRPRDIPSAADVAVPDFSLAKTIGKIEGQLEEGNYPDLEDDLIPSAGSEIGAEAQIRFLKAKLRVMQEELDAMGLECSKKDEENQNLSSSLKEAEEERGRLQRTASVQQSQIEKYKMLSEEANRKSEGLQQKSSALEKELENVKRAQKQASASQSTMEVRFNRALEEAEKYKMELNKLKQSNKDLVNQEHKKLEELKIENKRLEKQKRELMTGFKKQLKLIDILKRQKMHIESAKMLSFTEEEFMKALEWGNS from the exons ATGGCACAT AGAGATCAACAAGAAATGTTGTCCAGGCCAATCTCTACACAGGTTGAATTGTTTGACAAGGAGACCAAACACCAGAG AGATCAGTGGTCTCCTGAATTGCCAACTGCACTTAATAAGGTACTGAAATTGGGGGCGGAGGTGATCCTCtcaaagcaggaggagaag CAACCAAACAAGAAGAAACCTAGCTCTGCGTCTACATTTCGGACTAGGCCACAATCTGGAAAGACGGGGAAAGGAACTCTGTCAAG CACAAAACTAAGACCACGTGACATTCCAAGTGCCGCAGATGTTGCAGTCCCAGACTTCTCTCTTGCTAAGACAATTGGGAAAATTGAAGGGCAACTTGAAGAAGGAAACTATCCTGATCTAGAGGACGATCTTATCCCCAGTGCAGGAAGTGAAATTGGAGCAG AGGCCCAAATCCGGTTCCTAAAGGCAAAGCTTCGTGTTATGCAGGAGGAGCTGGATGCCATGGGACTAGAATGCAGTAAGAAG GATGAAGAGAATCAGAATTTAAGCAGCTCCCTaaaagaggctgaagaagagcGTGGGAGGCTGCAGCGAACAGCCAGTGTACAGCAATCTCAAATAGAAAAGTATAAAATGCTGTCAGAAGAAGCAAACAGAAAAAGTGAAGGACTGCAGCAGAAGTCCTCTGCACTAGAAAAG GAACTGGAGAATGTGAAGCGAGCCCAAAAGCAGGCTTCAGCCAGCCAGAGTACAATGGAGGTTCGCTTCAACAGAGCTCTTGAAGAAGCAGAGAAATATAAAATGGAACTGAATAAACTGAAGCAAAGTAACAAG GATTTAGTCAACCAGGAACATAAAAAGCTTGAAGAACTGAAAATTGAGAACAAGAGGCTGGAGAAACAAAAGAGAGAGCTGATGACAGGATTCAAGAAACAATTAAAGTTAATTGATATATTGAAGAGACAAAAG ATGCACATTGAATCTGCAAAGATGCTTTCTTTCACTGAAGAAGAGTTTATGAAAGCCCTGGAATGGGGAAATTCTTAA